The stretch of DNA AAATCTGGTTATCGTGAAATGCTTATTGCAGAGAAATCGCTTGAAGCGCAAAGTCGTCTCGAGAACTTAGAAGAATTCCTTTCTGTTACGAAAAACTTTGAAGAAGCAAGCGAGGATAAAAGCCTTGTTGCTTTTCTAACGGATTTAGCCCTTGTAGCAGATATTGATAAGCTCGATGAAGACGGAGAAAAGGCGGATGCCATTGTCTTAATGACACTCCATTCAGCAAAAGGACTAGAATTTCCTACCGTTTTCTTAATCGGATTAGAGGAAGGGGTGTTCCCTCACAGCCGATCCTTAATGGAAGAAGCGGAAATGGAAGAGGAACGCAGGCTTGCTTATGTGGGGATTACGAGAGCGGAGGAAGAACTCTTTATTTCCAATGCACAAATGCGGACATTATTCGGCCGCACGTCTATGAATGCGCCATCGCGTTTTATTAAAGAAATTCCGGAAGATCTATTAGATGGCCTAAAGCCGGTACAAAAATCTGGCTCTCCTTTTGGAAATTCAGCATTCGGCGCTTCATCTTCAAGGCCGCTGCAAAGAAAACCAGTAATTCGACCAGCTATGAACACTACGGGTGGAGATGAACTTGGTTGGAAGGTTGGAGACAAGGCGGTACATGGCAAATGGGGAACGGGTACGGTTGTGAGTGTAAAAGGAGAAGGGGAAGGAATCGAACTGGATATTGCTTTTCCAAAGCCGGTTGGCATTAAACGATTGCTTGCTAAGTTTGCTCCAATAACAAAAGGATAATAATGGGGGGTTGAATAAATGGACTTTCAAATGGCAGAAAAGAAAGTAAAGGAATTGCAAAATCTCCTAAACCAATATAATTATGAATACCATGTTCTTGATCAGCCGTCAGTATCGGATGCAGAATATGACCAGCTAATGAGAGAACTATCGGAATTAGAAAAGCGATATCCTGAGCTGAAAACTTTTGAATCACCAACACAGCGTGTAGGTGGAGAAGTTCTGGATATGTTCGAAAAAGTCCAGCACCAGTCTCAAATGCTTAGTTTGAGCAATGCCTTTAACGAACAGGACTTAATGGATTTTGACCGCCGTATTAGGCAACTTGTTGGGGATGACTTTTCCTATGTTTGTGAACTGAAAATAGATGGTTTGGCTATTTCGCTTCGCTATGAGCAAGGTCTATTTGTTCTAGGCGCAACAAGAGGTGATGGTTCGACAGGAGAGAATATTACAGCTAATTTAAGAACTATTCGTTCAATCCCTCTTCGATTGAAGCAGGAAGTGACACTTGAAGTTCGTGGAGAAGCCTTTATGCCAAGACGATCATTTGAGGCAATGAATAAGCAGAGAATGGAGAAGGGTGAAGAAGTTTTTGCCAATCCAAGAAATGCAGCTGCTGGATCCTTAAGGCAGTTAGATCCTCGCATTGCTGCCTCTCGGAATCTTGATATTTTCTTATATAACATAACAAATACAGGCGAAACGGAAATAGAATCGCATAGTGAAGCACTAGACTTTTTGGACACACTTGGATTTAAGACAAATAAGGAACGAAGAAAGTGTGAAAACATTCAAGAAGTCATCGAATATGTTCAAAAGTGGACCAATGAGCGTCCCAATTTACCCTATGATATTGATGGGATTGTAATAAAGGTTGACTCACTTGATCAGCAGCAAGAGCTTGGAGCAACAGCGAAAAGTCCTCGTTGGGCGATTGCTTATAAATTTCCTGCTGAAGAAGTCATTACGACTTTAAAGGGGATAGAGTTAAGCATAGGGAGAACTGGAGTTGTTACGCCAACAGCCATTCTAGATCCTGTCCGTGTTGCTGGAACAACCGTTCAGCGCGCTTCCCTTCATAATGAAGATCTCATTCGGGAAAAGGATATAAAAATCGGGGATCAGGTTGTGGTGAAAAAAGCAGGGGATATCATTCCAGAAGTTGTGAATGTACTTGCAGACCGAAGAACGGGTGAAGAAGTCGAATTTCATATGCCAACACACTGCCCTGAATGTGAAAGTGATCTTGTTCGACTTGACGGGGAGGTGGCATTACGCTGTTTAAATCCCAAATGTCCAGCCCAAATCCGTGAAGGCCTCATTCACTTCGTTTCTCGGAATGCCATGAATATTGACGGTTTAGGCGAAAAGGTCGTTGGTCAATTATTTTCTGAAAATCTTATTCAGGATGTAGCTGACTTATATAAGCTCACTTACGAGCAATTAATTAAATTAGAACGCATGGGAGAAAAATCGGTTAACAATTTACTAGAGGCGATTGAGGCTTCGAAGCAAAACTCCCTTGAAAAGCTATTATTTGGGCTTGGTATCCGACATGTTGGAGAAAAAGCAGCAAAAACATTAGCGCAAACTTTCGATACCTTAGAGAATCTTCATACTGCTACTCATGAACAATTGACAGCTATTAATGAAATTGGCGAGAAAATGGCCGATTCAATCGTCACTTTTTTTGAAATGGAAGAAGTGAAAGAGCTGATTCATGAGTTGAAAGCAGCAGGAGTAAATATGGTTTACAAGGGGCCTAAGCCTGTTTCGGCTGAAAACGCTGAATCGATTTTTGCCGGAAAAACGATTGTATTAACGGGAAAGCTAGAAAAACTGACTAGAAATGATGCGAAAGAAAGAATCGAGGCTTTAGGTGGAAAAATAGCGGGAAGCGTCAGTAAGAAAACGGATATTGTGATTGCCGGAGAGGATGCAGGGTCAAAGCTTACAAAGGCTCAAGAATTAGGAATCGACATTTGGAATGAGGAGAGACTTGTCGAAGAACTAATAGATTAAAACGTTAAAAGAGAGAGGGAATTCCGTGAAGAAAATAATGATGCTTGCTCTATCTCTCAGCCTTCTTCTTGCTGGTTGTGCGCCAAAATTTAATAAAGAGGAAGAAGTAGTCCAAGGTAAGATGGATGCTAAAGAGAAAGCAATCATTCCTAACTATAAAATTTCAGATAAATATTACCGTACTGTTTTACCCTTCAAACCTAGTGAGTCAAGAGGACTTGTCGTGGGAAACATTAATTCAAAATATGACATTAATGAATTCGAGACAGGGCTAATGAGAGTGGCTCAAAATGAGTATGATCCTGATAAGTATATATTTCAAGAGGGCCAGTATTTGAAAAAAGATACGGTTCGTTCATGGTTAAATCGAAAATTAACACCTGAACAATTAAAAGAAAAAAAGCTTTCGGAAGCTGAAAATTTAGGCCTTAACCCGATTGATAATGGGAAGGAAGAAACCCCTAAGTATTTAGCCCATATTTTAGAGCATAATTATTTAGTGAAAAATGATGAAGGTAAGGTTCAGTTAGAAGGGGTTGTCATTGGACTTGCACTGAATTCTACCTATTACTATCAAAAGGTTCAATATGGTCCTACCTATGAAACGAAAATTGACCATAAGGAACTTGAAAAAGAAGGAAAAAAGCTTGCGGAAGAAGTGTTAAAGCGATTAAGGAAAATTGAAGGTTTAGAAGAAGTGCCTATTACGATAGCTTTATTCGAACAGCAAAGCAAATCATCTGTTGTCCCAGGGAATTTCTTTGCTTATGCTAATGCTTCAAAGGGAAGTGCTAGCTTAGGAAGCTGGGAAAAAATAGATGAGAAATATGTCCAATTTCCATCAACAGAAGCAGACAAGCAGCATCGGGAGGATTTAACAGCCTTTTTAAACTTTAAACAGGATGTGGAATCTTATTTTCCGAATTTCAACGGAGTGATCGGAAAAGCCTTTTATGCAAATGGACAATTACAGGAGCTGTCCATTAATATTCCGATTCAATTTTATGGGAAAGCAGAAGGCATCGGCTTTACACAATATGTAACAGGTCTTATTATGCAGCATTTCCCAGAATATGTTTCGATTGAAGTTAATATAACCTCAGTAAATGGTCCTGAAGCCCTTATTGTACGAAAAGCAGATCAAAGTGAACCATTTGTTCATATTTATCAATAATATTTTTAGGCAAAGTTTTCGTGTATGAACGTTTAAAAGTTGAAGTGAATATTTTGGTAAGTTCTTCTAATGAGATCGCAGAAAACCTTGGCATTCGCGGCAGTGAATATGCTAATGCCAGGTTTTTCTTAAATTTTGAATGAAAATATTCTTAAATTTTGAATAACAATATTCTTGAATGTTTGAAGATTTGAATCAAAACATGATAGAATGAGTTTTGGATGCAAACGCTTTGCTGAAATAACAATAACTTACTTTGTTATTTACATTCATGGCGTGTTCATTTGTTATAATAAAAACGATAGGTAAATAAATGGAGGCGTTAAAAGATGGTACAACCTTACAAACATGAACCATTTACTAATTTTAAATTAGACGAAAATCGTCAAGCCTATTTAGCTGGTTTGAAAACAGTTGAAGGCTATTTAGGACAAGATTATGATTTAGTAATCGGTGGAGAGCGTATCTCAACGGAAGATAAAATCGTCTCTTATAACCCAGCAAACAAAACAGAAGTCATTGGACGTGTATCAAAAGCAAATCGCGACCTTGCTGAAAAAGCGATGCAAGAGGCTGTAGAAGCTTTCAAAACATGGAAAAAAGTGAAGCCAGAAACACGTGCTGATGTTTTATTCAAGGCAGCTGCGATCATCCGTCGCCGCAAGCATGAGTTCTCTGCCCTTTTAACAAAAGAAGCAGGGAAGCCATGGAATGAGGCTGATGCAGATACAGCAGAAGCTATTGACTTCTTAGAATTCTACGCACGTCAAATGCTTAAAATAAAAGACGGTGTGCCTGTAAACAGCCGTCCGAATGAATATAACCGTTATGACTATATTCCATTAGGAGTAGGAATCATCATTTCTCCTTGGAACTTCCCATTAGCGATCATGGCTGGAACAACTGTTGCGGCAATCGTGGCAGGAAATACAGTTCTATTAAAACCAGCGTCTACTACACCAGTTGTAGCAGCGAAATTCGTTGAAGTAATGGAAGAAGCAGGTCTGCCAAAAGGCGTTCTTAACTTCGTACCAGGAAGCGGTGCTGAAGTGGGCGACTATTTAGTTGACCATAAAGATACTCGTTTTATCAGCTTCACAGGTTCTCGTGATGTTGGTCTACGCATTTTCGAACGTTCATCCAAAGTAAACGAAGGTCAAATTTGGATGAAGCGTTTAATCGCAGAAATGGGCGGAAAAGATACAATCGTAGTAGACAAGGAAGCAGATCTTGAATTAGCTGCAACTTCTATTGTTGCTTCTGCATTCGGCTTCTCTGGTCAAAAATGTTCTGCATGTTCTCGTGCTGTAATCGTTGAGGATGTATACGATCAAGTGTTAAATCGTGTTGTTGAATTAACAAAAGAATTAACACAAGGTGATCCAGTAGATCAAAACAATTACATGGCAACTGTTATTGACCAAAATGCATTTGATAAAATCATGAGCTATATCGAGATTGGTAAGCAAGAAGGAAAGCTTATGACAGGTGGAGAGGGAGACGATTCTAAAGGCTACTTCATTAAACCGACTGTATTCGCTGACCTTTCACCAGATGCTCGCATCATGAAGGAAGAAATCTTCGGCCCTGTTGTCGGCTTCACAAAAGCAAAAGATTTCGATCATGCGATTGAAATTGCGAACGACACAGAATACGGCTTAACAGGTGCCGTTATCACAAATAACCGTGAAAACATCCAAAAAGCACGTGAAGATTTCCATGTAGGTAACCTATACTTCAACCGCGGCTGTACAGGCGCGATCGTAGGCTACCAGCCATTTGGCGGATTTAACATGTCAGGAACAGACTCTAAAGCGGGCGGCCCTGACTACATCATGCTTCATATGCAAGCAAAAACAACATCTGAAATGTTCTAATAAAGAATGTTTTTTAGAGTGACTTGTCTTTGGGACAGGTCACTCTTTTTAGGTTGATCATTTTCTATCTACAATCTTTAACAATCGTGCCAAATTGCTGAATATGGAAAATCTGAAAAACTATAAAAATGGCACCTCAGCTAGTATTACACCTGAAAAATCCCCTATTAATACTTCTTTTTCATTCTGATTTTTACATAAAAAAGATGCAGTAATAGCTGTTCTATTATTTTCTTGCCTTTCGTATTTTTCAACTTTAACTTCACAAATTATTGTATCTCCAGTAAACACAGGTCTTAAAAACTCGAAATTCATAGTACGGGCCAGTACGTTATGATCTCCACCTACTTTAGTTGGTAGAGTTGCCGTTAATAACCCTTGAACGACAAGTCTTCCCTGTTCATCTGGGGTTATATGATGAATCCCTTCATCACCTGAAATCTCTGTAAATAATTCAACATCCCTTACTGTAAAAGTCCTTTCAAACGTAATTATATCTCCTACTATTAATGGCATATAACTCTCCCTCCTAAGGTTTTATAATGGCTAATTATGATAAGGCAATTTTTTAATTTCCTCTAAAAAGTAATTCCTTCTTCCTTTGGAATTCTCCTTCTACTAATGGTACTTTAGTTTACGCTACATTAACCGCATCCTGCTGACGGTTCTGCCTCCATTTCTTTCCTTAATAAATACACAATTAAATTGAGAAGATAAAAGTTATCAGGAGGTGATAAAACTTGAACAATCAAACAGAATATACAAATACACAGAACCCTGGAAAAAATTCTTCCTTAGATGATAGAGGCCCATGTGGACGAGAAGGGGACACAACTTGTATTGGTGATATAACGTACGTATGTAAAAATGGTCGTTGGAAATCTACCTATGACTATTGTCAGGATGATAATACACCAACATAGATATCGATTTTGACACAAGTTTGTACGTCTTACCAATTTTTTATTATTTCTAAAAATATAATGACGATTTTCCTTCGACTTTATTAACCATCTGAAATTAAAAAGAGGATTGCCCTCAAGAAGGGGGGAACCCTCTTACTGAAAAGACGCGTTTATAAATAGCCGCGCCAGTTTATTGATTATCATAAAAGTATGTTAACTAACCCTACGCCAATAATTAGTACAATAATTGATACAATATATCTTCGGGAATCCTTTAAATACTTCCAATCAATAAATGATTGAAAACCTAAAGCTAATATTATAAAAATCATCCAAAACCACTTTATTACATCCCCTTCAACTTCATTTACTACAATAAAAATAATGATTGTGATAATACCGATAAGTGCCAATATTATTTTCCCGTATAGGTCAAAATCTTTAGCATTCTCTGGAAGTTCTTCTTTTATGTTTCCAGTTATGATTATTCTTAATATCCAATGAAAAAAGACAAGTATTAGACAAATAAATGAAGGAATTGCTCCCATAAAACCCCTCCAGTAACAGGGACCATTAAAACATTCCCCATCTTAAATCTTACACCGATTACTTGATACAGGCTTTTAAAAATATTAATTTCATTCCATAATCTGCGCCCGATTGTTTAATTACAATTCTTCACAAAAATCTAGGAAATAACCACCACACAATAAGAATGATACTCACTATCCCCCATACAGTGGTACCTACTATCCTCCAAACTATGGATCGGGTGGCTGAACTTTGATGGATCTTACTTTCCATATTTCTTGTTATAAAAACAAGAACAACAAATCCGATTATGATGAACCCAACAGCTATCCAAGATAATAAATCCACATTTTATCCCCCTTTTTTGTGAATTACCTTTCAAACCTGCTACGTAGTTCAAGTACATTCCTTCGCAATTTTTATACGCTTCATAGTGCAAAAGTTTCGAAACACTTATTGTATTTACACTGCATTCTCACCATATTTGTTCAACACAAGCACCATGATTTACACCACCCATCGGGTAGGTTTTCGTTAGCCGGACTGTTACGGTAAATTCTCACGCCTATTAGCCGAGCTTATAACACACTTTTTCTTACTAAACAGCGTGCTATTCGACGCAGGGGGAGCCTTTCAGAGCGTTACATCCTCATTCGACTCCTCGACATAACCCTTCAGTTTTAGAAATCTAAAACTGCCTGACATTTACCGAAATTGTGTGACCACATTTCATTTGAGTCAGGAACATTTCGCACCCACAATCTGGCCCTTTAACGGAACAACTCTATTATCACTCTACAGTTCCTTAAACCACTTTTCACTATAAAAAAGTTAAGGACCTAAAGAAAATTTACCATTTATGATGGTTATTTTTCTGCGAATTTCTATAAATATAATCTGCATTTTTATCGTGAGTCCATTGACTTATGAAGGTAGCTATAGTCGTAAACACTCCACCTAAGCCAAGAGCTATTTTGTATTGTCCTAAGAAAAATAAAATAAACGCACCAATTAAACAAACTATCATGATAATCAATATCCAAGTTTTAATTATTTCTTTCTTTTTATCACTCAATCAAAGCACCCTCTCAAATTTTTAACTATTTATGATTGAAATGAAAAAATATTCCAAAATCATTTAACTGGATGTATTTTAAAATTAAACTAATAAACAGCAAAATTTAAGCAATAGCAAAGGGTGAAAAAAGCATAGTTATATTACACTATGAAGTTAAATGAGGAGTCTCTTACAAGGCAGTCACGAAGGAAAATATTCCATTGGCTCATTACAATGAACATAACCATTTTTCTTATAATAATTAATGCTATCTTCACTAGGCCATACGATGATAAATTCATATTGGTTTTCTTTTGCCCATTTATTTATGGTAGAAAGGAGCTTACTTCCAATCCCTTTATTTCTATATTCTTTAACAGTATATACGTTTGTCATATATGCAAAAGGATGCGTTGTTCTACCAGGACGAGGGACTTTTTGTATTAGTTCTATGTATATATGGGATACAATTTTCCCATTATCCTCCGCAACCCAGATAAACCATTGGCTACTATTAAGTGCATTTTCTAAAAAGGATTGGCATTCCTTTTCAAAATCTTCGAATGATGTTTGTTCAATTTTTTTGCTTTCATCGTGCTCAATTGTAAAATCCCAGCGCATTCTTATTAATTGCTTAATGTCTTTTGGCTCAGCAAGTCGGATATTCATATGAAAAAACCTACTTTCATTGTTATTATGCAACATATAAAACCAATAGAAGGTGAGGAAGAATGTTTACTTTTCATGGCTAAGTCTTCTGTTTCAAATACTCATAATAAAGAAGTTTAATAGCATCTATTATTTTTTTATCTGCTAGATCATCTGTATAACGATTAGGTAAATTCTTTGCACCCCAAACATACAATAATGGATTTTGAGAGAACTCTCCTAAAATCCCAATATCAATTGCTGCATTATCTAATCCACCAGTCATATGATTTAAGAAATGGCTTGGTATACCTTCTATTTCACCTCGTTGTCTAACTAAACCATTAATAATTGGAATCCATAATTCAGAATTAGTTTTGTATCCTTCAAATATTAATAGCAAAAGTTCTAACAACTGACTCAATTCTCCGTTGTTTTCTAAATCCCTTGGATTTTGAGCAATATTAATTTTATGAAAATAGGATTTTATCTTTTTATTTATTTTTCCCCAGCCGCCACAAAATTGCACAATTCTATTTGCAGCGAAACTATCGTGACAGGCTATCATCACTTCAACAGCCTCTTCTAGTGTCAGTTTGTCTCTATTTTGTAAGTGAGGGTAAACTACGTTACTATCCTCTTCTGGATTTAATCGAATATCATCTACGATATCTTTCCAATTAAATTGTTTTTCTTCTACAAATTTTGCTATACAAAAGGCAATGACAACCTTAGCAGCAGATGCAAGAGGCACTGATAATTCATTGTTTAAAGAACAAACAATATCCCGTTTTAATGGTGAATAAATAATAATTCCTAATTCACCAGATTCTATTTCTTTTAATTTTCCAAGAACTTTCTGCATATTAGCCTCCACTTCATAATTTTATCTATTTTATTTATTCTCTCTTAAATAAATTAAACCTTCTTAAAGTAAACTGACGAGTTCATATAATATACAAAACCGCAATCAATATTCTTCCCAATCTTATTTATCTGACTCTATTTATGAGTGAATCAATAGGAATT from Cytobacillus dafuensis encodes:
- a CDS encoding serine hydrolase produces the protein MQKVLGKLKEIESGELGIIIYSPLKRDIVCSLNNELSVPLASAAKVVIAFCIAKFVEEKQFNWKDIVDDIRLNPEEDSNVVYPHLQNRDKLTLEEAVEVMIACHDSFAANRIVQFCGGWGKINKKIKSYFHKINIAQNPRDLENNGELSQLLELLLLIFEGYKTNSELWIPIINGLVRQRGEIEGIPSHFLNHMTGGLDNAAIDIGILGEFSQNPLLYVWGAKNLPNRYTDDLADKKIIDAIKLLYYEYLKQKT
- the ligA gene encoding NAD-dependent DNA ligase LigA, yielding MDFQMAEKKVKELQNLLNQYNYEYHVLDQPSVSDAEYDQLMRELSELEKRYPELKTFESPTQRVGGEVLDMFEKVQHQSQMLSLSNAFNEQDLMDFDRRIRQLVGDDFSYVCELKIDGLAISLRYEQGLFVLGATRGDGSTGENITANLRTIRSIPLRLKQEVTLEVRGEAFMPRRSFEAMNKQRMEKGEEVFANPRNAAAGSLRQLDPRIAASRNLDIFLYNITNTGETEIESHSEALDFLDTLGFKTNKERRKCENIQEVIEYVQKWTNERPNLPYDIDGIVIKVDSLDQQQELGATAKSPRWAIAYKFPAEEVITTLKGIELSIGRTGVVTPTAILDPVRVAGTTVQRASLHNEDLIREKDIKIGDQVVVKKAGDIIPEVVNVLADRRTGEEVEFHMPTHCPECESDLVRLDGEVALRCLNPKCPAQIREGLIHFVSRNAMNIDGLGEKVVGQLFSENLIQDVADLYKLTYEQLIKLERMGEKSVNNLLEAIEASKQNSLEKLLFGLGIRHVGEKAAKTLAQTFDTLENLHTATHEQLTAINEIGEKMADSIVTFFEMEEVKELIHELKAAGVNMVYKGPKPVSAENAESIFAGKTIVLTGKLEKLTRNDAKERIEALGGKIAGSVSKKTDIVIAGEDAGSKLTKAQELGIDIWNEERLVEELID
- a CDS encoding CamS family sex pheromone protein, whose product is MKKIMMLALSLSLLLAGCAPKFNKEEEVVQGKMDAKEKAIIPNYKISDKYYRTVLPFKPSESRGLVVGNINSKYDINEFETGLMRVAQNEYDPDKYIFQEGQYLKKDTVRSWLNRKLTPEQLKEKKLSEAENLGLNPIDNGKEETPKYLAHILEHNYLVKNDEGKVQLEGVVIGLALNSTYYYQKVQYGPTYETKIDHKELEKEGKKLAEEVLKRLRKIEGLEEVPITIALFEQQSKSSVVPGNFFAYANASKGSASLGSWEKIDEKYVQFPSTEADKQHREDLTAFLNFKQDVESYFPNFNGVIGKAFYANGQLQELSINIPIQFYGKAEGIGFTQYVTGLIMQHFPEYVSIEVNITSVNGPEALIVRKADQSEPFVHIYQ
- a CDS encoding DUF4181 domain-containing protein; amino-acid sequence: MGAIPSFICLILVFFHWILRIIITGNIKEELPENAKDFDLYGKIILALIGIITIIIFIVVNEVEGDVIKWFWMIFIILALGFQSFIDWKYLKDSRRYIVSIIVLIIGVGLVNILL
- a CDS encoding GNAT family N-acetyltransferase, which translates into the protein MNIRLAEPKDIKQLIRMRWDFTIEHDESKKIEQTSFEDFEKECQSFLENALNSSQWFIWVAEDNGKIVSHIYIELIQKVPRPGRTTHPFAYMTNVYTVKEYRNKGIGSKLLSTINKWAKENQYEFIIVWPSEDSINYYKKNGYVHCNEPMEYFPS
- a CDS encoding hotdog domain-containing protein, which translates into the protein MPLIVGDIITFERTFTVRDVELFTEISGDEGIHHITPDEQGRLVVQGLLTATLPTKVGGDHNVLARTMNFEFLRPVFTGDTIICEVKVEKYERQENNRTAITASFLCKNQNEKEVLIGDFSGVILAEVPFL
- the pruA gene encoding L-glutamate gamma-semialdehyde dehydrogenase, producing MVQPYKHEPFTNFKLDENRQAYLAGLKTVEGYLGQDYDLVIGGERISTEDKIVSYNPANKTEVIGRVSKANRDLAEKAMQEAVEAFKTWKKVKPETRADVLFKAAAIIRRRKHEFSALLTKEAGKPWNEADADTAEAIDFLEFYARQMLKIKDGVPVNSRPNEYNRYDYIPLGVGIIISPWNFPLAIMAGTTVAAIVAGNTVLLKPASTTPVVAAKFVEVMEEAGLPKGVLNFVPGSGAEVGDYLVDHKDTRFISFTGSRDVGLRIFERSSKVNEGQIWMKRLIAEMGGKDTIVVDKEADLELAATSIVASAFGFSGQKCSACSRAVIVEDVYDQVLNRVVELTKELTQGDPVDQNNYMATVIDQNAFDKIMSYIEIGKQEGKLMTGGEGDDSKGYFIKPTVFADLSPDARIMKEEIFGPVVGFTKAKDFDHAIEIANDTEYGLTGAVITNNRENIQKAREDFHVGNLYFNRGCTGAIVGYQPFGGFNMSGTDSKAGGPDYIMLHMQAKTTSEMF